One stretch of Pedobacter riviphilus DNA includes these proteins:
- a CDS encoding right-handed parallel beta-helix repeat-containing protein — translation MKSNQIFKLLILVVLALAGCEKANIDVDTTAVDGSAIGEVSGVWAKGSTQVIKGDIVIPEGKTLTIEEGVTVLMDTVAKPEIVIKGNLYALGTAENPIRFTVNEFYKTSSKKFGKLWGGILAGPTCEELVLDHVILEYAGSTTSDASTSVKMGLYKAKAGENLPALWFANANGKLVVQNSIFRNLQEDCTYIEGGKIIFANNVFYTTGVTGGEAMNFKSGCLADIAYNLVYSTNTNALKLSNTGDKTPQTYIIAYNNTMVNTGWRRPTAKGGSIWLESTVRADLYNNLFANTRFGVKRDPKKPEDSRSAYSNNWYYGFDQTTVNQFQPTGDIVGGKNDVISNVAGANDPKFVNYPLNTAVTNADFNTAWDFHLQGNSPALGKGITNFTRHHQTGIVMKNGITYISPAPSTFVGAYGTKI, via the coding sequence ATGAAATCAAATCAGATTTTTAAATTATTAATTCTTGTTGTGCTCGCCTTGGCAGGATGCGAGAAAGCCAATATAGATGTTGATACTACAGCTGTTGATGGCTCGGCAATTGGTGAGGTTTCTGGGGTTTGGGCAAAAGGCAGTACGCAGGTAATTAAAGGCGACATTGTAATCCCGGAAGGGAAAACGCTAACCATTGAAGAGGGGGTAACGGTGCTGATGGATACGGTTGCTAAACCAGAAATTGTTATAAAAGGTAATCTGTATGCACTTGGAACTGCAGAAAATCCTATCAGGTTTACGGTAAATGAATTTTATAAAACCTCATCAAAAAAATTTGGAAAGCTTTGGGGCGGTATTTTGGCTGGCCCAACATGCGAGGAACTGGTGCTTGATCACGTAATCCTCGAATATGCAGGCTCTACTACTTCAGATGCTTCAACATCGGTAAAAATGGGACTTTATAAAGCTAAAGCCGGAGAAAACTTACCTGCACTCTGGTTTGCCAATGCTAATGGCAAATTAGTCGTTCAGAATAGCATCTTCAGAAACCTCCAGGAAGATTGTACCTATATTGAAGGTGGGAAGATCATTTTTGCCAATAATGTGTTTTATACCACGGGCGTAACAGGAGGGGAAGCCATGAACTTTAAATCGGGCTGTTTGGCAGATATAGCCTATAACTTGGTTTATAGCACCAATACCAATGCCTTAAAATTATCTAATACTGGAGATAAAACGCCACAAACGTATATTATTGCTTACAACAATACCATGGTGAATACAGGTTGGAGAAGACCAACGGCCAAAGGCGGATCAATCTGGCTGGAGAGTACGGTACGTGCCGATCTGTATAATAATCTTTTCGCCAATACCCGTTTTGGCGTGAAGAGAGATCCAAAAAAGCCAGAAGATAGCCGTTCTGCTTATAGCAATAACTGGTATTATGGCTTCGACCAAACCACCGTAAATCAGTTTCAGCCAACCGGCGATATTGTGGGCGGTAAAAACGATGTAATTAGTAACGTTGCTGGTGCTAATGATCCTAAATTTGTGAATTATCCCTTAAATACAGCGGTTACCAATGCCGATTTCAATACCGCGTGGGACTTTCACTTGCAAGGCAACTCGCCAGCTTTGGGTAAGGGTATTACCAACTTTACCCGCCATCACCAAACCGGAATTGTAATGAAAAATGGTATTACCTATATCTCTCCTGCACCATCTACATTTGTTGGTGCATACGGAACTAAAATATAA
- a CDS encoding phosphatidylglycerophosphatase A family protein: MFIHKFLSTALGIGYIGKGAGTYAAIATCICWHLFQSPYTNPYLWPVLFTMLIVMIGVMSADRVEEIWGKDHNRVVIDEVAGMCITLLFVPLKWEYTLIGLILFRFFDILKPLYIRKLEVLPGGWGVMADDVLAGIYANVILQLVVVLELF; encoded by the coding sequence GTGTTTATCCACAAATTTCTTTCAACGGCTCTGGGAATCGGGTATATCGGCAAAGGTGCTGGTACTTATGCTGCTATAGCAACCTGCATCTGCTGGCATCTTTTCCAGAGCCCTTATACCAACCCCTATTTATGGCCTGTGCTTTTCACGATGTTGATCGTGATGATAGGGGTAATGAGTGCAGATAGGGTAGAGGAAATTTGGGGCAAAGACCATAACAGGGTGGTGATTGATGAAGTTGCCGGAATGTGCATCACCCTGTTATTTGTGCCTTTAAAATGGGAGTACACCTTAATCGGACTTATTCTTTTTAGGTTTTTCGATATCCTCAAACCTCTTTACATCCGAAAGCTCGAAGTATTGCCAGGTGGATGGGGTGTAATGGCCGATGATGTACTGGCTGGGATTTATGCAAATGTTATACTGCAACTGGTTGTTGTTTTAGAACTATTTTAA
- a CDS encoding GtrA family protein, which translates to MIFTYLKAQASSLVASATDFGVTIVAVNLFGWWYLAASITGTVAGGAVNFYVNRKWVFESESAAIKWQILKYILVWAGNLVIVTAGVFILTHFLNLNYVLAKVLSAVLTGLSYNYIMQKQFIFQVR; encoded by the coding sequence ATGATATTCACTTATCTAAAAGCACAGGCATCATCCTTAGTGGCCTCGGCAACAGATTTCGGTGTGACCATTGTTGCAGTAAATCTTTTTGGCTGGTGGTATCTGGCAGCAAGTATTACAGGGACAGTTGCAGGTGGGGCGGTTAATTTTTATGTGAACCGCAAATGGGTTTTCGAAAGTGAATCTGCAGCCATTAAATGGCAGATATTGAAATACATTTTGGTATGGGCAGGCAACCTGGTTATTGTAACAGCAGGAGTGTTTATCCTCACCCATTTTTTAAATCTCAATTACGTACTCGCCAAAGTTTTGAGCGCTGTTTTAACGGGCTTAAGCTACAATTATATCATGCAAAAGCAGTTTATTTTTCAAGTTAGATGA
- a CDS encoding phytase produces the protein MKHNNILKLAAFAVLSLTISCNGSAQNGSSTAVKPLYVSEPVDFDTDDPAIWVNPNNPAQSLVIGTDKDTNGGLYVFDLKGKIIKSKTIKGLKRPNNVDIAYGLRLAGKKTDIVVTTERYTHKLRIFSLPDMKAIDNGGIPVFVGETGAEYRDLMGISMYTDPSGKIYAIVGRKTGPKNGSYLWQYLLADDGKGNVKADLVRKFGQYSGKKEIEAIAVDNELGFVYYCDEQVGVRKYYADPAKGDQELALFGQGDFAVDNEGIAIYKTSGNKGYILVSDQGARQLKVYDRVAKTDAAHPHPLLTTIKYSANQTDGIDVVSVPLNNDFKHGLLVAMSDDKTFHFYRWEDIAGKKLTSAQP, from the coding sequence ATGAAGCATAATAATATATTAAAACTTGCCGCTTTTGCGGTTTTAAGCCTGACCATTTCTTGTAATGGAAGCGCACAAAACGGAAGTAGTACGGCCGTAAAACCCTTATACGTGTCCGAGCCTGTCGACTTTGATACCGACGATCCTGCAATCTGGGTAAACCCGAACAATCCAGCGCAGTCTTTAGTAATCGGTACCGATAAAGATACCAATGGTGGCCTGTATGTTTTCGATCTGAAAGGTAAAATCATCAAGTCTAAAACCATAAAAGGCTTAAAGCGTCCTAATAATGTTGATATTGCTTATGGTTTGCGCTTGGCCGGAAAAAAGACAGATATTGTGGTAACAACAGAACGTTACACGCATAAACTGCGGATATTTTCTCTTCCTGATATGAAAGCAATCGACAATGGCGGAATTCCTGTTTTTGTAGGTGAAACAGGAGCAGAATACCGCGATTTGATGGGAATTTCAATGTATACTGATCCAAGTGGAAAAATTTATGCCATTGTTGGTCGTAAAACGGGCCCTAAAAACGGAAGTTATCTTTGGCAATATTTATTGGCAGATGATGGGAAAGGCAATGTTAAAGCAGATTTGGTGCGGAAATTCGGCCAGTATAGCGGTAAAAAAGAAATTGAGGCCATTGCCGTTGATAACGAACTGGGTTTTGTTTATTATTGCGATGAGCAGGTAGGGGTGCGCAAGTATTATGCTGACCCAGCCAAAGGAGATCAAGAACTGGCATTATTCGGACAAGGCGATTTTGCTGTCGACAATGAGGGGATCGCCATTTATAAAACCTCAGGAAACAAAGGCTATATCCTGGTATCCGATCAGGGCGCCAGGCAGTTAAAAGTGTACGACCGGGTAGCTAAAACCGATGCTGCCCATCCGCATCCGCTGTTAACCACGATTAAATATTCAGCCAATCAAACAGATGGTATTGACGTGGTTTCAGTTCCTTTAAATAACGATTTTAAACATGGTTTGTTAGTGGCCATGAGCGATGATAAAACCTTTCATTTTTACAGATGGGAAGATATAGCAGGTAAAAAATTGACCAGCGCACAGCCATAA
- a CDS encoding inositol-3-phosphate synthase translates to MKQQVKAAEGKLGILMPGLGAVATTMIAGVAAIKKGISKPIGSLTQMGTIRLGKRTEKREPKIKDFVPLAGLDDLVFGGWDVYEDNVYEAAMNARVLDANLLRDVREELQAIKPMRAAFDRNYVKNLDGKYVKDLDNRYELALAVMEDIKNFKAENNCDRIVLVWCGSTEIYFEPSEVHESLAAFEQGLRDNDSRIAPSMIYAYAALKLGIPFANGAPNLTVDIPALIELAKETDTPIAGKDFKTGQTLMKTILAPGLAARSLGVNGWFSDNILGNRDGLVLDDPDNFKTKEVSKLGVLEDIFKPEVNPDLYGDMYHKIRINYYPPHGDNKESWDNIDIFGWLGYKMQIKINFLCRDSILAAPIVLDLALFIDLAKRANLSGIQEWLSFYLKSPQTIPGVPAENDIFKQLMKLQNTLRYIMGEELITHLGQDYEEELIETV, encoded by the coding sequence ATGAAACAACAAGTAAAAGCAGCTGAAGGCAAGCTGGGAATATTAATGCCGGGATTAGGCGCCGTAGCAACAACTATGATTGCCGGAGTTGCTGCAATTAAAAAAGGAATATCAAAACCTATCGGTTCGTTAACACAGATGGGTACCATCCGTTTGGGAAAAAGAACAGAAAAAAGAGAACCGAAAATTAAAGATTTTGTGCCATTGGCTGGTCTTGATGACTTGGTTTTCGGCGGCTGGGATGTTTACGAAGATAATGTTTACGAAGCGGCAATGAATGCCCGCGTATTAGATGCTAACCTTTTGCGCGATGTGCGCGAAGAATTACAGGCTATTAAACCGATGCGTGCTGCTTTCGACAGAAATTATGTGAAAAACCTGGATGGTAAATATGTAAAAGATCTCGATAACCGTTACGAACTGGCTTTAGCCGTAATGGAAGATATTAAAAACTTCAAAGCAGAAAACAATTGCGACCGTATAGTACTGGTTTGGTGTGGTTCTACCGAAATTTATTTCGAACCATCAGAAGTGCATGAATCATTAGCTGCGTTTGAGCAAGGTTTAAGAGATAACGATTCGCGCATTGCGCCAAGTATGATCTATGCTTATGCTGCATTAAAATTAGGAATTCCTTTTGCTAACGGTGCACCAAACTTAACAGTTGATATTCCTGCTTTAATCGAATTGGCTAAAGAAACCGATACCCCAATTGCTGGCAAAGATTTTAAAACTGGTCAAACCTTAATGAAGACCATTTTGGCTCCAGGTTTAGCCGCACGTTCATTAGGCGTAAATGGTTGGTTCTCTGATAATATTTTAGGTAACCGCGATGGTTTGGTATTAGATGATCCTGATAACTTTAAAACAAAGGAAGTATCAAAACTGGGCGTATTGGAAGATATCTTTAAACCAGAGGTTAATCCTGATCTGTATGGCGATATGTACCACAAAATCAGGATCAATTATTATCCGCCGCATGGTGATAACAAAGAAAGCTGGGATAATATCGACATTTTCGGATGGTTAGGTTACAAAATGCAGATCAAAATCAATTTCCTTTGCCGCGACTCGATTTTAGCTGCACCAATTGTGTTGGATCTTGCTTTGTTTATCGATCTGGCTAAACGTGCAAACCTATCGGGCATTCAGGAATGGTTATCATTTTACCTGAAATCGCCACAAACAATTCCAGGTGTACCTGCAGAAAATGACATTTTTAAACAGTTGATGAAACTTCAGAATACCTTACGTTACATTATGGGCGAAGAATTGATCACCCATTTGGGGCAGGATTACGAAGAAGAACTGATAGAAACGGTATAG
- a CDS encoding DUF5686 and carboxypeptidase-like regulatory domain-containing protein, with amino-acid sequence MKPIYSFLLSVVLSFILQVNAFAQRTTVSGTVRDAVTKETLPNVSVFFKDTQIGTQTDVNGKYTLVSPNPQSEISFNYVGYRTVFKNIVPSATQEFDVALVPDARALDEVVIVGGKKLKYRNKDNPAVELIRQVIAHKEENRIKSYNTVSFRQYEKMLFSLSNVSDKFKNKRMFRNYQFLFQEQDSTLIGGKNLLPIYIQEKLADNYLSKNPEKNKTIIIGEKQVQFDSRYIDNKGMKTYFDRMYQDIDIYKNNISVISNEFLSPIADGAPAFYKFFITDTLKNQKPQIIELSFTPRNTNDMLFEGKIYVTNDNHYAVTGASFGVNKNINLNFVRALKIDLNFEANDKGKYSLSKSNLLADFGIGKTKGIGFTGERSVTFKNYQFDTALPDTIFQGKSTVVLADAAKKDDKFWEKNRLDTISTNQLKIYGNIDTLQNLPSFKRTMKIVTLLFAGYQNLGPYEIGPVNTFYSFNNVEGLRLRFGGRTTPELSKRYYFENYLAYGIKDEKWKFFLSATYSLNNKSIYEFPQNYVRASFQRDTKIPGQELQFVQEDNFLLSFKRGVNDMLLYNDFYRLDYVKEFENHFSYNLGFKKMESDTSRRIKLLKF; translated from the coding sequence ATGAAACCGATTTATTCATTTTTGTTATCTGTGGTGCTCAGTTTTATTTTGCAGGTAAATGCTTTTGCGCAAAGAACCACCGTGTCGGGAACGGTTCGCGATGCTGTGACCAAAGAAACATTACCCAATGTTTCCGTTTTTTTTAAAGATACCCAAATAGGCACGCAAACCGATGTAAACGGGAAATATACACTTGTTTCGCCTAATCCACAAAGTGAAATAAGTTTCAATTATGTGGGCTACCGAACCGTTTTTAAAAATATTGTGCCTTCTGCTACACAGGAATTTGATGTGGCCTTAGTACCCGATGCAAGAGCGCTGGATGAAGTGGTTATTGTGGGTGGGAAAAAGTTGAAGTACCGGAATAAAGATAATCCGGCAGTAGAGTTGATCCGCCAGGTAATTGCTCACAAGGAAGAAAACCGCATTAAGAGCTACAATACCGTTTCTTTTAGGCAGTACGAAAAAATGTTGTTCTCCTTGAGCAATGTATCGGATAAGTTTAAGAACAAAAGAATGTTCAGGAATTACCAGTTTTTGTTTCAGGAACAGGATTCGACATTAATTGGCGGAAAAAATCTGTTGCCGATTTATATTCAAGAGAAACTGGCCGATAATTACCTGAGCAAAAATCCAGAAAAGAACAAAACCATTATAATCGGGGAAAAACAGGTCCAGTTTGATAGCCGTTATATCGATAACAAAGGAATGAAAACCTATTTCGATAGGATGTATCAGGATATCGATATCTATAAAAACAATATTTCGGTAATCAGTAACGAGTTTTTAAGCCCGATTGCCGATGGAGCACCTGCCTTTTATAAGTTTTTTATCACCGATACGTTAAAAAATCAAAAACCTCAGATTATTGAGTTGTCTTTTACACCGCGCAACACAAACGATATGTTGTTTGAGGGGAAGATTTATGTAACGAATGATAACCATTATGCCGTTACCGGAGCTTCTTTTGGGGTAAATAAAAACATTAACCTCAACTTTGTACGTGCACTTAAAATCGATCTAAATTTTGAAGCAAACGATAAAGGCAAATACAGTTTGAGCAAAAGCAACTTACTGGCCGATTTTGGTATTGGTAAAACCAAAGGAATTGGTTTTACAGGTGAGCGCAGCGTTACTTTTAAAAATTACCAGTTTGATACGGCGCTGCCAGACACTATTTTTCAAGGCAAAAGTACCGTTGTACTGGCCGATGCAGCAAAAAAAGACGATAAGTTCTGGGAGAAAAATAGGTTAGATACCATTTCGACAAACCAGTTGAAAATTTATGGTAATATCGATACCCTGCAAAACCTGCCATCCTTTAAACGTACAATGAAAATCGTTACGCTCTTATTTGCTGGTTATCAAAATCTCGGTCCTTACGAAATTGGCCCCGTAAATACATTTTATAGCTTTAACAATGTAGAAGGTTTAAGGTTACGGTTTGGAGGCCGAACAACCCCCGAACTCAGTAAACGTTATTACTTCGAAAACTACCTGGCTTATGGGATTAAAGATGAGAAATGGAAGTTTTTCCTTTCAGCAACCTATTCGCTGAATAACAAATCGATCTACGAATTTCCCCAAAACTACGTGAGGGCCAGTTTTCAGCGCGATACCAAAATACCCGGACAAGAGTTGCAGTTTGTGCAGGAAGATAATTTCTTGCTATCATTTAAACGTGGGGTAAACGATATGTTATTGTATAACGATTTTTACCGCTTGGATTATGTAAAAGAGTTCGAGAACCACTTTTCATATAACCTTGGTTTTAAAAAAATGGAGTCAGACACCAGCCGGCGGATTAAATTACTTAAATTCTAA
- a CDS encoding NAD-dependent epimerase/dehydratase family protein, with the protein MKKRVLITGATGFVGYHLIKSALANDLEVYANVRQSATAAHLKNFPISYVDLDLSSIYLLKENIEEKRYDYIVHAAAVTKAKKRDDYNQVNAIYTRNLALAASKSAHKIKKFVFISSLAALGPLNKKNEKLTDKGASNPVTNYGISKALAETYLAQVPDLPLIIFRPTAVYGPREKDIFILIKTIKAGLELYIGKQEQELSFVYATDLADIIIKSLASDVVGKSYNVSDGAVYNRSALAAHVRKALNKKTLTVNVPVQMIKGLAWSMERLYGMFNKIPALNVDKIKELTALNWGCDIKNIQNDFGFVPQFGLEQGLTETINWYRKNNWL; encoded by the coding sequence ATGAAAAAGCGGGTGTTGATTACAGGGGCAACTGGATTTGTGGGCTATCACCTGATTAAATCTGCTCTGGCAAATGATCTTGAAGTATATGCCAATGTACGTCAATCGGCCACTGCAGCACATCTTAAAAATTTTCCGATCAGCTATGTTGACCTTGATCTTTCTTCCATATACCTATTGAAAGAAAATATAGAAGAAAAAAGATACGATTACATTGTGCATGCGGCTGCGGTAACCAAGGCAAAAAAGCGTGATGACTACAACCAGGTAAACGCCATTTATACCCGAAACCTGGCTTTGGCGGCTTCAAAATCAGCACATAAAATAAAGAAATTTGTATTTATAAGCAGTTTGGCTGCATTGGGGCCTTTAAATAAAAAAAATGAAAAACTTACCGATAAGGGTGCCTCAAATCCGGTAACCAATTATGGGATCAGCAAAGCACTTGCTGAAACGTACCTGGCTCAGGTTCCGGATCTGCCCTTAATCATATTCAGGCCTACGGCAGTGTATGGGCCGCGTGAGAAAGACATTTTCATATTAATTAAAACAATTAAAGCAGGACTGGAACTGTATATCGGCAAGCAGGAGCAGGAATTAAGCTTTGTATACGCCACCGATTTGGCCGATATCATTATAAAATCACTTGCATCTGACGTAGTTGGTAAAAGTTATAATGTATCCGATGGGGCAGTTTATAACCGTTCTGCGCTAGCTGCCCATGTGCGTAAGGCTTTAAACAAAAAAACATTGACGGTGAATGTACCTGTGCAGATGATTAAGGGGCTTGCCTGGTCGATGGAACGGTTGTATGGCATGTTTAATAAAATTCCAGCCTTAAACGTAGATAAGATAAAAGAACTCACCGCCCTTAACTGGGGCTGTGATATTAAAAATATTCAGAACGACTTTGGCTTTGTGCCCCAATTTGGGCTGGAACAAGGCCTTACTGAAACGATAAACTGGTACCGTAAAAATAATTGGTTATAA
- the spt gene encoding serine palmitoyltransferase has protein sequence MRKKLQDRIASFKDAAVIKEKGLYPYFRSIESGQDTEVVINGKNVLMFGSNSYLGLTNHPKIKEAAKAAIEKYGTGCAGSRFLNGSLDIHQELENRLAEYVGKEAAVLFSTGFQVNLGVISCLLDRNDYLLLDEYDHASIIDGSRLAFSRTIKYAHNDMQDLRRKLSRLPEDAAKLIVSDGIFSMEGDLVNLPEMVEIANEFGANIMMDDAHSLGVIGFNGSGTASHFNLTEDVDLIMGTFSKSLASLGGFIAGSTETIEYIKHRARSLMFSASMPPSAVASVIAALDIIESEPERIDKLWANTEYAKKLLLDAGFDIGHSNSPIIPVYIRDNIKTFMITNILQQNGVFVNPVVSPAVPSDSSLIRFSLMATHTFDQIESAIAKLSAAFKAVNVELVGSQS, from the coding sequence ATGCGTAAAAAATTACAAGATAGAATTGCCTCTTTTAAGGATGCGGCGGTGATAAAAGAAAAGGGATTATATCCTTATTTCAGATCGATAGAATCAGGCCAGGATACCGAGGTGGTTATAAACGGAAAAAATGTACTCATGTTTGGTTCAAATTCCTATTTAGGATTAACCAATCATCCTAAAATAAAAGAAGCCGCAAAAGCAGCCATCGAAAAATACGGAACCGGCTGTGCAGGATCGCGATTTTTGAACGGTTCGCTCGATATTCACCAGGAATTGGAAAATCGTTTGGCCGAATATGTGGGTAAAGAAGCTGCTGTGCTTTTTAGCACTGGTTTTCAGGTTAACTTAGGCGTAATATCTTGTTTATTAGATCGTAACGATTATCTGTTGCTGGATGAGTACGATCATGCCTCAATTATTGATGGAAGCCGTTTGGCCTTTTCGCGCACGATTAAATATGCGCATAACGATATGCAGGATCTGCGCCGGAAACTAAGCAGGTTACCGGAAGATGCAGCAAAACTGATTGTTTCTGATGGTATTTTCAGCATGGAAGGCGATTTGGTTAATCTTCCTGAAATGGTAGAGATTGCCAATGAATTTGGCGCCAATATCATGATGGATGATGCGCATAGCCTTGGCGTAATTGGGTTTAATGGATCGGGAACGGCATCACACTTCAATCTTACCGAGGATGTGGACCTCATTATGGGTACTTTCAGCAAATCGCTGGCCTCACTAGGCGGTTTTATTGCGGGGAGTACGGAAACCATCGAATATATCAAGCACCGTGCCCGCTCACTGATGTTTAGCGCAAGTATGCCACCATCTGCTGTGGCAAGTGTGATTGCTGCATTAGATATTATCGAATCGGAGCCCGAACGGATTGATAAACTTTGGGCCAATACAGAATACGCGAAGAAACTTTTGCTCGATGCAGGTTTCGATATTGGGCATAGCAATAGCCCGATTATTCCCGTTTACATTCGCGACAACATCAAAACCTTTATGATTACGAATATCCTTCAACAAAATGGGGTATTTGTAAATCCGGTAGTTTCGCCAGCAGTGCCTTCTGATTCGTCTTTGATCAGGTTTTCTTTAATGGCCACGCATACTTTCGATCAGATCGAATCGGCCATCGCTAAACTAAGCGCCGCTTTTAAGGCCGTTAACGTAGAATTAGTAGGAAGCCAATCATGA
- a CDS encoding helix-turn-helix domain-containing protein, producing the protein MHNSFLELLYDLFLLKNKQKDPLPFVHNSRTELTNRFLSLVSENFKKEKRVIYYANCLRITPRHLSQVVKQVTDRTAGEVIDEMVIREAKLLLTSHVMNISEVAMELHFSNSSFFGKYFKKQTGITPSEYKLSNNIAV; encoded by the coding sequence GTGCACAATAGCTTTCTGGAACTGCTGTATGATCTCTTTCTTCTCAAAAACAAACAGAAAGACCCATTACCTTTTGTTCACAATAGCAGAACAGAACTCACCAATCGTTTTTTATCGCTGGTATCAGAAAACTTTAAGAAAGAAAAACGTGTAATATATTATGCCAACTGTTTACGCATAACGCCAAGGCATTTATCGCAGGTTGTTAAACAGGTAACCGATAGGACAGCAGGGGAAGTTATTGATGAGATGGTGATCAGGGAAGCTAAACTACTACTAACCAGCCATGTAATGAACATATCGGAGGTAGCTATGGAACTGCACTTCAGTAACTCCTCTTTTTTTGGGAAATATTTTAAAAAGCAAACGGGAATTACCCCATCTGAGTACAAATTATCGAATAACATTGCGGTGTAG